Below is a genomic region from Rhodohalobacter sp. 614A.
TTCTCTCCATCATTACCCGCTCACCTGAAAAATACTCCGATGAACAATCAAAAAATCTGCGATACATTGACTGGGGCGATGATTTATCTGAGGCCATGGAAGAGGCAGATGTTGTTTACAATCTTGCCGGAGAAAGCCTGTTTGGTAAACGATGGACCGACAGCGTAAAGAAATCAATCTATAACAGCAGGATAGAATCCACGAGGCAACTTGTAGATGCGATGGGGCAAGCTTCTTCAAAACCGGAATTGTTTGTATCCATTTCTGCCGTAGGAATTTATGGCGACCAGGGAGATACAGTTTTGGATGAATCTACCGAACCGGCAAATGATTTTCTGGCACGAATCTGTATCCAATGGGAAGAAGAAGCACAAAAAGCATCAAGCCTTGGCATCAGGGTTGTAACCCCCCGGATTGGAATTGTTTTTGAAAAGGATGGAGGGTTTTTACAGATGATGAAGCTGCCATTCTTGTTTTTTGTGGGTGGCCCTCTGGGTGATGGAAAACAATATCTCCCCTGGATTCATATGAACGATGCTTGCCGCGGGTTGATCTATCCAATGGAAAATGAAGAGTTGTCCGGCCCCTATAACCTTTGTGCACCAGAGCCTGTAACAATCAATCATCTGTCTGATGCAATGGGCAATGTGTTGAACCGCCCATCTTTTTTTCGGGTGCCTGAATTTGTGATGAAAACAGTTCTGGGGGAAGCGGCAGATCCTGCATTATCCAGCCTGAATGTTCAGCCAAAAGTACTTCAAATTTCAGGGTTTGAGTTTCAGTTTGAAGATGTGGAAGAAGCCCTTGCTGATATTTTTTGAGTATTGCTACATTTAATCAACCGATTCGGTACTCTCTCTTACGGTGTAATGAATGGTCCAGCACTGAAGGCCTTCTCGTGTTTGCGCAATAATTTCCTGCTTACCATTCCCAAGAAAATCACTGATTACAGGATAGGTCATTCCCGATGTCGGGAGTTCATTGTGGCGCTGACCGCTCAAAATATCCCAGGCATACAAGCGCCCGAAATCAGCCAGTGCGACGATATCATCCCGTTGATCTCCGTTGATATCCAAAACGGAGGGAGGATAGTTGGCAGATGACGGCTGCCCCATCGACTCCGTAAAGTGAAGCTGACCGGAATCATTATACAAGAAAACGGATCCGTTTGCTGTTTGGAGAAGAATGAGCATGCGCCGTTCAAAACTTTCGTCTTCTGTAGTCATCAAAACTTCATGATGAGAAGGTGTTGTATTCAGGCTGCTGTTGGAGACCTGTAATGATTGAATGGCAAGGAAATCTGCCGATACAATGTTTGAAAGTGAATCGGCAAACAATGGAGTCGTTCCTACGCTGTAAAGATTTCCATCCAGCCCGGAACCAAGAATATGATTCTCATAATTGTGAGGAGCTCCCTGCATCTGTGCGGTAAGAAAAACGGGATAGTTTGTACGGAGTTCTCCGTTTATCTCCCAGGCATGTAACGTGTTTTCAGAGAATGCAAACAACGATTGTTGATTGTCAATTTCAGCAATCAATGGTTTGGATTCCACAACAGAATTTGTGGCTTGCGGCCAGCCAGATATGGCCCGTCCTCTGGCATTCAATATGTGCATATTCCGGTCGGCAGTTGCGACAATGATTTCCGCCACACCATTTCCTGTAATGTCGGTAATCGTTAACGGTGTTGTGATATTTTCATCAAGAAGAATGGGGAAATTTGGAAGAATTGCGCCGTTTTGATTCCATGCATATACTTTATTTCCGGCTGCCTGCATAATGATGTTTTGATTGTTGCCATACCAATCATACACAACCGGCGGACCCATTGGCACGTCCTCTCCGGTTGATGCCTGGAGAATAACGGTGCCATCGGTTGCAAGAGCATACACATATCCATTTTCTGTTGAGAAAATCACCTCATTTCTTGCACTGCCGGTTAAATCAGCTAATACGGGGGTGCCGCTAATTTCAGCTCCACCAAGCGGGAACACCCATTGTTCGGTATAGGGTTCTTGTTCTGCTTCTTGCTGGAATGAAGTAAACCGAACATCAATCACATCAGATCCCTGTTCAAGGCGGGTTGTAATTACAAACTCATTAAGGTTGCTCAGGAGGTTGCCGGCATAGTTTTGGGGAGCAAGCCACGGCTGGATGTAGGTTCCAAAATCGGTAGTATTTATGTAGTGAATAGAACTTAGTGGCTGGGGTAAGGCATCTCGTATGGAAGAATATCCGTTATCATAATACATAACCCGCCGCCGTGCCGCGTCACCGCCAACACTTTCTGCCAGTCCTTTTCTTTGTGAAATGGCTAACACATTCTCATACACCGTGACATAAAAATCTTCGATTGGGAAGACGTCTGAACCCATCAACTTGCCCAACAGTTTGCTGTTTACAGAGTATGTGTTCTCATCTCGAACCAATAGCTCTTCGCCGGCAAGCGTATTGAGCGAAGACTGTATGCCAGAGGTATTATTGACCGTTCGAAGGAAAAGATATTCGCTTGAACTGGCCGGGCCGGAATTGGCGAATGAAACGAATGCAACTTCGGTCCCCAAACCTTGATGAATGGTATGCCATACATTTTGATGAGACTGTATGTATTGGTCGATTTCCAGGTCGAACTCTGTATCTTCAGAAGTTGAAAGAACTTGCTGATTTGTTCGAAATATGCTAAACCCGGCAGCATTGGTCGGGATAAACCGATCCAGCGAAAATGCCGAGGCGGGCTGTGTAAGATATTTGACAAAAGAAGATGTACTGTCCTGAAGCTGCATCGTGCCTTGAAGTTGCCATTCCCATTCACCAGTATTTTCGCCTTGGTTTAACACGATCGGCGAAGCACCTTTGAATATCCCATCTAAAAAGGGGCGGTACATGACCTGCGTAAATTGCTGCGACCAACTGTCCATGCTTTCTGTATTCATGATGATGGCGCCCGCATTCAATTGTTCGTCAGACAAATTCATCTTTTCTTCTGAGCCAATCAGGCT
It encodes:
- a CDS encoding TIGR01777 family oxidoreductase; translated protein: MDTKKIIISGGTGFVGTYLSAELLKQGHFLSIITRSPEKYSDEQSKNLRYIDWGDDLSEAMEEADVVYNLAGESLFGKRWTDSVKKSIYNSRIESTRQLVDAMGQASSKPELFVSISAVGIYGDQGDTVLDESTEPANDFLARICIQWEEEAQKASSLGIRVVTPRIGIVFEKDGGFLQMMKLPFLFFVGGPLGDGKQYLPWIHMNDACRGLIYPMENEELSGPYNLCAPEPVTINHLSDAMGNVLNRPSFFRVPEFVMKTVLGEAADPALSSLNVQPKVLQISGFEFQFEDVEEALADIF